CCTGAATTCGACGGGACCGGAGTCCCGTCGTACGGAAATGCGGCACGTTTCGCAGGGTCTTCGTCGCACGAGCGAATTCCTGGCGCATCCGGTGTTCAACAGCTTCCACACCGAAACGGAAATGATGCGCTATCTGCATCGGCTGGAATCGAAGGATCTGGCTTTGAACACCAGCATGATTCCGCTGGGATCCTGCACAATGAAGCTGAACGCGGCGGCCGAAATGATGCCGCTTAGCTGGCCGGAAGTCGGTTCGCTGCACCCATTCGCTCCGCCGGAACAGTGGGCCGGTTACTCGGCGATGATCGAGCAGCTTGAATCCTGGCTGGCCGCCTGCACGGGGTTCCATGCGGTGTCGGTTCAGCCGAACGCCGGTTCCCAGGGAGAACTCGCGGGACTGCTGGCGATTCGCGGATTCCATCTTTCAAACGGCGGGCAGAATCGCAACATCTGTCTGATTCCGACGTCCGCGCACGGCACGAATCCCGCCAGTGCGGTGATGGCGGGTATGAAGGTTGTCGCGGTGTCGTGCGACGACGAAGGCAATATCGACGTTGACGATCTGAAGTCGAAAGCAGCGCAGCATTCCGAAAATCTGGCCGCGTTGATGGTCACGTACCCGTCGACGCACGGAGTCTTCGAAGACGGCATCCGTGACATCTGCGACATCATCCACCACCACGGCGGGCAGGTGTACATGGATGGAGCCAACCTGAATGCTCAGTTGGGTCTGGTGTCTCCGGCCGAACTGGGAGCCGACGTTTGCCACCTGAATCTGCACAAGACGTTCTGCATTCCTCACGGCGGCGGCGGCCCGGGCGTCGGTCCGATCGGAGTCGCGCAGCACCTTGCGAACTTTCTGCCGGGGCACCCGATTCATTCACCCTCTTCGCGCAAAGGCGAGCAGCGCGAGGTCGGTTCGTTGTCGCCGCATGCCGTCGGTCCCGTCAGCGCCGCGCCGTATGGCAGCGCCAGCATCCTGACGATCTCCTGGATGTACATCGCCATGATGGGGGCCGACGGGCTGACGGAATCCACGCGGCAGGCGATTCTGAACGCCAACTACATCGCTCACCGTCTTCAGCCATACTTTCCCGTGTTGTATCGGGGAGCCAACAGCCTGGTGGCTCACGAATGCATACTCGACCTGCGACCGTTCAAGGCCGACAGCGGAGTCGAAGTGGAAGACGTCGCCAAGCGGCTGATGGACTACGGCTTTCATTCGCCGACGATGTCCTGGCCGGTCCCCGGTACGCTGATGGTGGAACCCACGGAAAGCGAATCCAAAGCGGAACTGGATCGATTCTGCGACGCGATGATTTCGATTTACAAGGAAATCATGGACGTGAAAAGCGGAACGCTCGATCGTGAAGACAATCCGCTGAAGCACGCTCCGCATACCGCCGCCGCTGTGACATCCGACGACTGGAACCGCTCCTATTCGCGACAACTGGCCGCGTATCCGGCTTCCTGGCTGAAGGACTTTAAGTACTGGCCACCGGTCGGCCGCGTGGACAACGTCTACGGCGATCGTCATCTGGTCTGCACGTGCCAGGGCGTGAGTTCGTACGCGGAGTGACGTCGCTGCCGGTGCCTGCTGAGGCGGCGATTGCTTTCGTCGCGCGGTGAGTTGTGTCAGACTTCCGGTCAGACAGTTTCCCCGCCAGGAGCCTTCCGATGTCTTCAGTCCGAACGATGTCTTCACACCGAACATTGATTGCGCTGCTGCTGTTCTGCGGTTTCGCGACGCCGCTGTGGACAACGGCGAACCAGGCATCGGCGGACTCACCGCAGCAGTTCGCGCTGCCGGAATCGGACGACGGGCTGCCCGGTGCCGGACCGATTCGTCGGTACGACTGGTTTCGCAACCTGTGGTCGAATCGCCGTTCCGACTTTGCCAAACAGGTGCAGGCCCAACAGAACGCCGTCGTGTTTCTCGGCGATTCGATTACTCAGGGTTGGGGCGATGATTTCCAGGGCCGCTTTCCGGAAATGAAACTCGCCAATCGCGGCATCAGCGGCGATACCACGCGAGGCATGCTGATTCGCCTGAAGGAAGACGTGCTGGACCTGCATCCCGCCGCCGTTGTGATGCTGATGGGCACCAACGATCTGGAAGAAGCCGCGGAACCGGAAACCATCGCCGCCAACATCAGCCTGATCCTGGCAGAATTGAAAAAGCACAACGAAGAAATGCCGATCGTGCTGTGCCAGGTCTTCCCGAGTTCTTCGGAAAAGAAGCGTCCGGCTGAGAAGATCAAACAGATCAACAGTCTTGTCGCCTCGGTGGTGAAGGGCGATTCGCAGATCATTCTGCTGGATACCTGGACGCTGTTCGCCAACAAAGACGGCGACGCGGATGCCGCTCAGTTCCCCGACCTGCTGCACCCCAACGAAAGCGGCTATCAGATGTGGGCGGGTGCTCTGCGACCGGTCTTCGCGACGCTGGGGTTTCTCGAAACGGAACCCGATGACTTCCGGCCGGAACCCGGATTCACCAGCCTGTTCAACGGGAAGGATCTGACGGGCTGGGGTTATCGCAAGACCACGGAGCCCATGCTGAAGGCTCGCGAAAACTGGCGGAAGAACGATCCGAACGCCGCCGCCTGGCCCGTCGTAAAGGAACCGGTCAGCTTTGATGGCCAGCGTGAAACTCCCGAACACCGCTATGTGGCGATCAACGGCAGGCTTGTCGTCACGACTCCTCCGGAAGGCCGAAAAATTCAGCAACTGTGGACAACGCGGGAATTCGGCGGCGACTTCACGCTGAAGCTGGAATTTCGAGCGACGCCGAACGCCGACAGCGGAGTCTTCATCCGCGATCCGCAGTTGCAGTGCCGCGACTTTCCGCTGGCCGGACCGTACAAAGACCTGAAGAAGTACAAGTCGGGAGACTGGAACGAACTGGTCGCGGAAGTGAAAAACGGAGTCGCCCGCTGCACCTGCAACGGCGAACTTCTGGAAGCGGAATTCAAAGTTCCCGAATCCGGCCCGATCGGCCTGGAAGGCGACCGCGGCCAGATGGAATATCGACGCATCAGAATTCGTCAGGAGTGATTGAAAGGTGGTGCGCTGTTCCGCATGCGCCCCTGTTCGGCATGAAGAACGGTGCGTGCCTATCAATTGAGCACCACCACGCGGCACGTGAAATAATGCTATCGCCGCTGGTTGGTACCGTCAGGCGGTGTGTCTGCGATACGCTTCCGTCATTGCGGTCGTCCGGGGAATCGATGGACCGGCCGTGTCATCGCTCGAATTTCACTGTCTCGTGAGCACCGGAGTTTCCCATGAAGAAAAGAATCATCGTCGTCCTGCTGGCACTGCTTCCGTCATCACCCCTTGCGCAGGCGCAGCAGCCCGCCGCGGACGACGGCAAGCTGCGGATCATCTGCTTCGGCGCTCATCCGGATGACGCCGAATACAAAAGCGGCGGATGTGCGGCGCTGTGGGCGGCTCAGGGACATCATGTCAAACTGGTCTCCGTCACCAACGGAGACATCGGGCACTGGCAGATGGCGGGCGGGCCTCTGGCCAAGCGACGCACGGCCGAATCCGGCGAAGTCGCAAAACGCCTGGGAGCCGCGTCGGAGGTTCTGGATCTCCACGACGGCGAACTCGAACCGACTCTCGAAAACCGCAAGACGATTACTCGACTGATCCGCGAATGGAATGCCGACATCGTGATCGCTCACCGGCCCTGGGACTATCACCCCGATCATCGTTACACGGGAGTCCTGGTGCAGGACGCGGCCTACATGGTCGCTGTTCCGTTTTTCTGCCCGGATACTC
This sequence is a window from Planctomycetaceae bacterium. Protein-coding genes within it:
- a CDS encoding GDSL-type esterase/lipase family protein; this encodes MSSHRTLIALLLFCGFATPLWTTANQASADSPQQFALPESDDGLPGAGPIRRYDWFRNLWSNRRSDFAKQVQAQQNAVVFLGDSITQGWGDDFQGRFPEMKLANRGISGDTTRGMLIRLKEDVLDLHPAAVVMLMGTNDLEEAAEPETIAANISLILAELKKHNEEMPIVLCQVFPSSSEKKRPAEKIKQINSLVASVVKGDSQIILLDTWTLFANKDGDADAAQFPDLLHPNESGYQMWAGALRPVFATLGFLETEPDDFRPEPGFTSLFNGKDLTGWGYRKTTEPMLKARENWRKNDPNAAAWPVVKEPVSFDGQRETPEHRYVAINGRLVVTTPPEGRKIQQLWTTREFGGDFTLKLEFRATPNADSGVFIRDPQLQCRDFPLAGPYKDLKKYKSGDWNELVAEVKNGVARCTCNGELLEAEFKVPESGPIGLEGDRGQMEYRRIRIRQE
- a CDS encoding PIG-L family deacetylase; the protein is MKKRIIVVLLALLPSSPLAQAQQPAADDGKLRIICFGAHPDDAEYKSGGCAALWAAQGHHVKLVSVTNGDIGHWQMAGGPLAKRRTAESGEVAKRLGAASEVLDLHDGELEPTLENRKTITRLIREWNADIVIAHRPWDYHPDHRYTGVLVQDAAYMVAVPFFCPDTPPLKKNPVFLYSSDRFQKPYPFEADIAVAVDEVFEKKVDALLALESQTFEGGALGSAEEAAEAPPASQPELRKAWLKERWEGRQRSEADRYRSTLVKLYGEDRAKKIQYAEAFEICEYGRQPSEAEIRQLFPFFGEK
- the gcvP gene encoding aminomethyl-transferring glycine dehydrogenase → MNKSVEAPPMPSTVSDDSSAMEQAAGQFRDRHLGSSAVVAKQMAAEIGFASVDELIAAAVPAHIRRRQPFQLPDAVSEADALTRLRSMMQQNRICRSLIGMGYHDCVTPPVLQRNIIENPGWYTAYTPYQPEISQGRLEACLNFQTMICDLSGLAVSNASLLDEGTAAAEAMTMCFAGHRTATRFFVADACHPQTIAVLQTRAAPVGIEVVVGSHADITFDDTYFGALIQYPDTNGAICDFRTFIDAAHDAKVAVVMAADLLSLTLLTPPGELGADIAVGSSQRFGVPMGFGGPHAGWISCSEKFMRKLPGRLVGISKDAHGNPAYRLSLQTREQHIRRDKATSNICTAQVLLAVVASMYAAWHGPKGLRRIAERVHGFTAELAARLTEAGYAMHSDTFFDTLRISIGDVAKSDAILRQAANADINLRRFENGDIGIALDERTSANEIAALCDVFNAPYDGTPIPSQHLNSTGPESRRTEMRHVSQGLRRTSEFLAHPVFNSFHTETEMMRYLHRLESKDLALNTSMIPLGSCTMKLNAAAEMMPLSWPEVGSLHPFAPPEQWAGYSAMIEQLESWLAACTGFHAVSVQPNAGSQGELAGLLAIRGFHLSNGGQNRNICLIPTSAHGTNPASAVMAGMKVVAVSCDDEGNIDVDDLKSKAAQHSENLAALMVTYPSTHGVFEDGIRDICDIIHHHGGQVYMDGANLNAQLGLVSPAELGADVCHLNLHKTFCIPHGGGGPGVGPIGVAQHLANFLPGHPIHSPSSRKGEQREVGSLSPHAVGPVSAAPYGSASILTISWMYIAMMGADGLTESTRQAILNANYIAHRLQPYFPVLYRGANSLVAHECILDLRPFKADSGVEVEDVAKRLMDYGFHSPTMSWPVPGTLMVEPTESESKAELDRFCDAMISIYKEIMDVKSGTLDREDNPLKHAPHTAAAVTSDDWNRSYSRQLAAYPASWLKDFKYWPPVGRVDNVYGDRHLVCTCQGVSSYAE